A stretch of the Bradyrhizobium arachidis genome encodes the following:
- a CDS encoding 2-isopropylmalate synthase, with amino-acid sequence MATVNKSEKDRVIIFDTTLRDGEQCPGATMTFEEKLEVAELLDDMGVDVIEAGFPITSEGDFQAVSEIARRSKNAVIAGLSRAHPADIDRCAEAVKFAKRGRVHTVIATSPLHMRVKLNKTPDQVIETSVAMVARARNLIDDVEWSAEDGTRSEMDFLSRIVEAVIKAGATTVNIPDTVGYTTPDEYTHFMKTLIERVPNSDKAVFSVHCHNDLGMAVANSLAGIVGGARQVECTINGIGERAGNAALEEIVMAINVRNDKFPYWNKIDTTQLTRASKVVSAATSFPVQYNKAIVGRNAFAHESGIHQDGVLKDASTYEIMRPEMVGLKQSSLVLGKHSGRHAFVHKLEEMGYKLGPNQLEDAFARMKALADRKKDIYDEDIEALVDEEMAASHDRIKLTSLTVIAGTHGPQRATMKLDVDGQTRIEEAEGNGPVDAVFNCIKALVPHEAKLELYQVHAVTEGTDAQAEVSVRLSHDGRSMTARAADPDTLVASAKAYLGALNKIVMKRQRDTVQTAAAS; translated from the coding sequence ATGGCCACCGTGAACAAGTCCGAGAAGGACCGCGTCATTATTTTCGATACCACGCTGCGCGACGGCGAGCAGTGCCCCGGCGCCACCATGACCTTCGAGGAGAAGCTCGAGGTCGCCGAGTTGCTGGACGATATGGGCGTCGACGTCATCGAAGCCGGCTTCCCCATCACCTCCGAAGGCGACTTCCAGGCGGTCAGCGAGATCGCCCGCCGCTCCAAGAATGCCGTCATCGCAGGCCTGTCGCGCGCGCATCCGGCCGACATCGACCGTTGCGCCGAAGCCGTCAAGTTCGCCAAGCGCGGTCGCGTCCACACCGTGATTGCGACCTCGCCGCTGCACATGCGGGTGAAGCTGAACAAGACCCCGGACCAGGTGATCGAGACCTCGGTTGCCATGGTCGCGCGCGCCCGCAACCTGATCGACGACGTCGAATGGTCGGCCGAGGACGGCACCCGCAGCGAGATGGACTTTCTCAGCCGCATCGTCGAGGCCGTCATCAAGGCCGGCGCCACCACGGTGAACATCCCTGACACCGTCGGCTACACCACGCCCGACGAATACACCCACTTCATGAAGACGCTGATCGAGCGCGTGCCGAACTCGGACAAGGCCGTGTTCTCCGTGCACTGCCACAACGACCTCGGCATGGCCGTTGCGAACTCGCTGGCCGGCATCGTCGGCGGCGCACGCCAGGTCGAGTGCACCATCAACGGTATCGGCGAGCGCGCCGGCAACGCCGCCCTCGAAGAGATCGTGATGGCGATCAACGTGCGCAACGACAAATTCCCCTACTGGAACAAGATCGACACCACGCAGCTCACCCGCGCCTCCAAGGTGGTCTCGGCGGCGACCTCGTTCCCGGTGCAGTACAACAAGGCGATCGTCGGCCGGAACGCCTTTGCGCATGAGAGCGGCATCCACCAGGACGGCGTGCTGAAGGACGCTTCCACCTACGAGATCATGCGGCCCGAGATGGTCGGCCTGAAGCAGTCCTCGCTGGTGCTCGGAAAACACTCCGGCCGCCACGCGTTCGTCCACAAGCTGGAGGAGATGGGCTACAAGCTCGGTCCGAACCAGTTGGAAGACGCCTTCGCGCGTATGAAGGCGCTCGCCGACCGCAAGAAGGACATCTACGACGAGGACATCGAGGCGTTGGTCGACGAGGAGATGGCCGCCTCGCACGACCGCATCAAGCTGACCTCGCTGACCGTGATCGCCGGCACCCACGGCCCGCAGCGCGCGACCATGAAGCTCGACGTCGACGGCCAGACGCGAATCGAGGAAGCCGAGGGCAACGGTCCGGTCGACGCCGTCTTCAACTGCATCAAGGCTCTGGTGCCGCACGAAGCAAAGCTCGAGCTGTACCAGGTCCACGCTGTCACCGAAGGCACCGACGCGCAGGCCGAAGTCTCGGTGCGGCTGTCGCATGACGGCCGCTCGATGACGGCGCGCGCGGCGGATCCGGATACGCTTGTGGCCTCCGCAAAAGCCTATCTCGGCGCGCTGAACAAGATCGTCATGAAGCGCCAGCGCGACACGGTGCAGACGGCGGCTGCGAGCTGA
- a CDS encoding Spy/CpxP family protein refolding chaperone, producing the protein MKKFAIAAIAVLSIAASGVVYAQYHRFHDRMHHMRMNPEDRAAFTDARIAAVHAGLKLNADQEKLWPPVEAAVRDFAKLRIDRANARMNPAPGSADKPDDPVARLRQRADDMGATSAALKKIADAADPLYKTLDDGQKRRLAVLTRGPFGGGEEGRHHRFMERGMDRMMERGMDHFRGDRDAGPDRDGGRL; encoded by the coding sequence ATGAAGAAGTTCGCCATCGCCGCCATCGCGGTCCTGAGCATCGCAGCCTCGGGCGTGGTCTACGCGCAGTACCATCGCTTTCACGACCGCATGCACCACATGCGTATGAATCCGGAAGATCGCGCCGCCTTTACAGACGCGCGCATCGCCGCCGTGCATGCCGGGCTGAAGCTCAACGCCGACCAGGAAAAGCTGTGGCCGCCGGTGGAAGCCGCCGTGCGCGACTTTGCCAAGCTCCGTATCGATCGCGCCAATGCGCGGATGAACCCAGCCCCCGGCAGCGCCGACAAGCCGGATGATCCGGTCGCCCGGCTGCGCCAGCGCGCCGACGACATGGGGGCCACCTCGGCGGCGCTCAAGAAGATCGCCGATGCCGCCGACCCCCTCTACAAGACCCTCGACGACGGCCAGAAGCGGCGCCTCGCGGTGCTGACCCGCGGACCGTTCGGCGGCGGCGAAGAGGGCCGCCACCACCGCTTCATGGAGCGCGGCATGGACCGCATGATGGAACGCGGCATGGACCACTTCCGCGGTGACCGGGATGCCGGGCCCGACCGGGATGGCGGCCGCCTCTAA
- a CDS encoding PepSY domain-containing protein, producing MSKKCLFALMLWSAALVATGAVADVSHTPPDATAQGDTEEKAIRRVLEQFRTTQVPLSRAMSIAEQLHEGSKTADVSFEVSSPPVYRVRTVKNERVWENVIDANTGRVTDKEVMSSLKELDREDLSKIIALKWIKQELADAVRVAEKAADGSALAGGLVKQDGKLNFVIVVASGDRLKEVMLEPPKVGGQGSAHP from the coding sequence ATGTCGAAGAAATGCCTATTTGCACTCATGCTATGGTCGGCCGCGCTCGTTGCGACCGGAGCGGTCGCCGACGTGAGCCACACGCCTCCGGACGCAACTGCGCAGGGCGATACCGAGGAGAAGGCGATTCGCCGTGTGCTCGAGCAATTTCGGACGACACAGGTGCCACTCAGTCGGGCGATGAGCATAGCCGAGCAGCTGCATGAAGGTTCAAAAACCGCGGACGTCAGCTTCGAGGTGTCCAGTCCGCCCGTCTATCGCGTGCGTACAGTGAAGAATGAACGCGTTTGGGAGAATGTCATAGATGCGAACACCGGACGCGTGACCGATAAGGAAGTTATGTCATCCCTGAAAGAGCTGGATCGGGAAGACCTGTCCAAGATCATCGCCTTGAAGTGGATCAAGCAAGAGCTGGCGGACGCCGTGAGAGTCGCCGAAAAGGCCGCAGACGGAAGCGCTCTGGCCGGGGGACTGGTGAAGCAGGACGGCAAACTCAACTTCGTGATCGTCGTCGCCTCTGGCGATCGCCTGAAGGAGGTCATGCTCGAGCCGCCCAAAGTGGGAGGGCAAGGGTCGGCCCACCCCTAA
- a CDS encoding 3-hydroxybutyrate dehydrogenase, with the protein MGILKGKSAVVTGSTSGIGLACARALAAAGANIVLNGMGVPADVEKERSAIESEFAVKAIYSSADMAKPNEIFDLIALGENTFGSVDILVNNAGIQHVSPIEEFPAEKWDAVIAINLSAAFHAIRAAVPGMKRRSWGRIITTASAHSLVASPFKSAYVAAKHGIAGLTKAVALELARSKITCNCISPGYVWTPLVEKQIPNTMVARKLRRDEVISDVLLAAQPTKEFVTAEQVASLALFLCSADAAQITGANLAIDGGWTAA; encoded by the coding sequence ATGGGTATTCTGAAGGGTAAATCGGCCGTCGTGACCGGCTCGACCAGCGGCATCGGCCTTGCGTGCGCACGTGCTTTGGCAGCCGCAGGCGCCAACATCGTGCTCAACGGAATGGGCGTGCCGGCAGATGTCGAGAAGGAGCGCTCTGCAATCGAGAGCGAGTTCGCCGTGAAGGCGATCTATTCGTCCGCCGACATGGCGAAGCCGAACGAAATATTCGACCTGATCGCCCTCGGAGAAAACACCTTCGGCAGCGTGGATATCCTCGTCAACAATGCCGGCATCCAGCACGTTTCCCCCATCGAAGAGTTTCCGGCCGAGAAGTGGGATGCGGTCATCGCGATCAACCTCTCCGCCGCATTCCATGCGATCCGTGCGGCAGTGCCCGGGATGAAGAGGCGCAGCTGGGGCCGCATCATTACGACGGCCTCGGCGCATTCGCTGGTCGCCTCCCCCTTCAAATCGGCCTATGTCGCGGCCAAGCACGGCATCGCCGGCCTCACGAAAGCAGTGGCCCTGGAACTCGCCAGGTCGAAGATCACCTGCAACTGCATCAGCCCCGGTTACGTCTGGACGCCGCTGGTCGAGAAGCAGATCCCGAACACGATGGTGGCACGCAAGTTGAGGCGAGACGAGGTCATCAGCGACGTCCTGCTCGCGGCGCAACCTACGAAGGAGTTCGTCACGGCCGAGCAGGTTGCTTCGCTCGCGCTGTTTCTGTGCAGTGCAGATGCTGCGCAGATCACCGGCGCCAATCTCGCGATCGATGGCGGCTGGACGGCCGCGTAG
- a CDS encoding AAA family ATPase, with the protein MRPRFDDPCLQLLTLDNWSDAFGTLHRATFPIEGSSLGQELLDAIGKRTTMRRWIETLVDELFAEGTPKADRLGHAWLMLTCDPRQPHSFHRVLPQVQHVIDVSDLQEDDDTLLRRRLRIWWRAAEGEWCGKNPPSVFAIAADATKHEPDGVDFLAIFDKIDPHKTRHVAATQPAQHSPSIPHLIVMPREGASKLNNNNAVFKDLIGAPLPLSVVRDVAGIRAQLHREYPHATAAIDLLMRDLRENKPLRLKPTILVGPPGSGKSRLVRRMAALAAGAYVMRYDASGSSDGQFAGTAKGWSNTEASIPARAILHSRQANPVVMVDEIEKTASSNHNGSLHASLLGYLDVETSSRMRDISTDCEFDLSWISYLCTSNDVRSLPSPLRDRFRVVKVPAPTLAHLPALAVQVLAELGREDEMLAHAAPFADDELANMGKAWAEQRCSMRALKRIVEASLEARDDCAMRH; encoded by the coding sequence ATGAGGCCCCGCTTCGACGACCCCTGCCTGCAGCTGCTGACTCTCGACAATTGGAGCGACGCGTTCGGCACGCTGCACCGCGCGACGTTCCCGATCGAGGGCAGTTCACTCGGGCAGGAATTGCTGGACGCCATCGGCAAGCGGACGACGATGCGCCGCTGGATCGAGACTCTGGTCGACGAGTTGTTTGCCGAGGGCACGCCGAAGGCCGACCGACTCGGCCACGCCTGGTTGATGTTGACCTGCGATCCGCGGCAGCCGCATAGTTTCCATCGGGTCCTGCCCCAGGTGCAGCACGTCATCGACGTTTCTGACCTCCAAGAGGACGACGACACCCTCCTGCGCCGGCGCCTGCGCATCTGGTGGCGCGCAGCCGAAGGCGAGTGGTGTGGCAAAAATCCGCCGTCGGTTTTCGCCATCGCCGCCGACGCGACGAAGCACGAGCCGGATGGCGTGGATTTCCTCGCCATCTTCGACAAGATCGACCCGCACAAGACGCGTCACGTCGCAGCGACGCAGCCCGCACAGCACAGCCCGTCGATCCCGCATCTGATCGTGATGCCCCGCGAGGGCGCGAGCAAGTTGAACAACAACAACGCCGTTTTCAAGGACTTGATCGGCGCGCCGCTGCCGCTCTCGGTGGTGCGCGACGTCGCCGGCATCCGGGCGCAGCTGCACCGCGAGTACCCGCACGCCACCGCGGCCATCGACCTGCTGATGCGCGATCTGCGCGAAAACAAGCCGCTGAGACTGAAGCCTACGATTTTGGTCGGCCCGCCGGGGTCGGGTAAGTCGCGCCTCGTTCGCCGCATGGCGGCCTTGGCGGCCGGTGCCTACGTCATGCGCTACGACGCGTCCGGATCCTCGGACGGCCAGTTCGCCGGCACTGCCAAGGGCTGGTCGAACACCGAGGCATCCATCCCGGCTCGCGCGATCTTGCACTCGCGCCAGGCCAACCCTGTCGTGATGGTCGACGAAATCGAAAAAACAGCTTCATCCAATCACAACGGCAGCCTACACGCTTCGCTGTTAGGGTATTTGGACGTCGAGACGTCTTCCCGCATGCGGGATATCTCGACTGACTGCGAATTCGATCTTTCCTGGATCAGCTACCTCTGCACGTCAAATGATGTGCGTTCCCTGCCCTCGCCGCTGCGCGACCGCTTCCGCGTCGTCAAGGTGCCGGCACCGACGCTGGCGCACCTGCCGGCCCTCGCCGTCCAGGTGCTGGCCGAACTCGGCCGCGAGGACGAGATGTTGGCGCACGCTGCGCCCTTCGCCGACGACGAGCTCGCCAACATGGGCAAAGCGTGGGCGGAGCAGCGCTGCAGCATGCGGGCGCTGAAGAGGATCGTCGAGGCATCGCTGGAGGCGCGCGACGACTGCGCGATGCGGCACTGA
- a CDS encoding TetR/AcrR family transcriptional regulator, giving the protein MSEVAWTLPVEASCTHERIVQAAIRLYREIGHRKTTVADIARGASMSPANLYRFYSSRQALDEVVVAGLLGEVSAAATDAARSSRSGLERLNATLQAISRLHENRLANDVRLHELVVAAGRENWWASLSHADRLRDVVRSIIAAGQASGEFRPGSPIALACCLLDAMDAYLNPSRIKVAALGPTFNEMMSFCAGALSNAPFRNAAPRQVTGVRSDLRDRLTN; this is encoded by the coding sequence ATGAGCGAGGTCGCCTGGACGCTCCCGGTCGAAGCATCGTGCACCCACGAAAGAATCGTGCAGGCGGCGATCCGGCTGTACCGCGAGATCGGCCACCGGAAGACCACGGTTGCCGACATCGCTCGCGGTGCGTCAATGTCTCCGGCAAATCTTTATCGGTTCTATTCGTCCCGGCAAGCGCTGGACGAAGTTGTCGTCGCGGGGCTGCTAGGGGAGGTGTCTGCGGCAGCCACAGATGCAGCGCGAAGCAGTCGCTCAGGCCTGGAGCGGTTGAATGCGACCCTTCAGGCGATCTCCCGGCTGCATGAAAATCGACTGGCAAACGATGTCCGATTGCACGAACTGGTGGTTGCTGCGGGACGAGAGAACTGGTGGGCCAGCTTATCTCACGCGGACCGGCTTCGCGACGTTGTGCGGTCGATCATCGCGGCGGGACAGGCCAGCGGCGAATTTCGGCCAGGAAGCCCGATAGCGCTGGCTTGCTGTCTGCTTGACGCGATGGATGCATATCTCAATCCATCGCGCATCAAGGTGGCCGCTCTCGGGCCGACATTCAACGAGATGATGAGCTTTTGCGCGGGCGCGCTCAGCAACGCACCGTTCCGGAACGCGGCGCCGCGGCAAGTCACCGGCGTGCGGTCTGATTTGCGCGACCGGCTGACCAATTGA
- a CDS encoding TRAP transporter substrate-binding protein, with the protein MGKFTFAASIAGLSIAALAFAGPAAAQSPIIIKFSHVVATDTPKGKASEKFKELAEKYTGGKVKVEVYPNSTLYKDKEELEALQLGSVQMLAPSNSKFGPLGIKEFEAFDLPYLLPDLKTLRKVTEGPLGLKLLKLLDTKGITGLAYWDNGFKQMSANKKLITPEDYKAVKFRIQSSRVIQAQFKTLGALPQVMAFSEVYQALQTGVVDGQENTWSNIYTQKMNEVQKYITETNHGYIGYVVIVNKKFWDDLPADIRGQLEKAMKEATDFNNTQSQKENDDALAEIKKSGKSEIIKLTTDQDAAMRKAMQPVYQDAAGRVGQALIDEFLKEAKSATN; encoded by the coding sequence ATGGGCAAATTCACATTTGCAGCGTCCATTGCGGGTCTGTCGATCGCAGCGCTCGCCTTCGCTGGACCTGCCGCGGCGCAATCGCCGATCATCATCAAATTCAGCCACGTCGTCGCCACCGACACGCCGAAAGGCAAGGCGTCCGAAAAGTTCAAGGAGCTGGCGGAGAAGTACACCGGCGGCAAGGTGAAAGTCGAAGTTTATCCGAACTCGACACTCTACAAGGACAAGGAGGAGCTCGAGGCGCTGCAGCTCGGCAGCGTGCAGATGCTCGCCCCGTCCAACTCCAAATTCGGCCCGCTCGGCATCAAGGAGTTCGAGGCCTTCGATCTGCCCTATCTGCTCCCCGACCTGAAGACCCTGCGCAAGGTGACGGAAGGCCCGCTCGGCCTGAAGCTGCTCAAGCTTTTGGACACCAAGGGCATCACCGGGCTCGCCTATTGGGACAACGGCTTCAAGCAGATGAGCGCCAACAAGAAGCTCATCACGCCGGAGGACTACAAGGCCGTCAAATTCCGCATCCAGTCGTCGCGCGTGATCCAGGCGCAGTTCAAGACGCTCGGCGCGCTGCCGCAGGTGATGGCATTCTCCGAAGTCTACCAGGCGTTGCAGACCGGCGTCGTCGACGGACAGGAGAATACCTGGTCCAACATCTACACCCAGAAGATGAACGAGGTGCAGAAGTACATCACCGAGACCAACCACGGCTACATCGGCTACGTTGTGATTGTGAACAAGAAGTTCTGGGACGACCTGCCGGCCGACATCCGCGGCCAGCTCGAGAAGGCGATGAAGGAAGCGACCGACTTCAACAACACGCAGTCGCAAAAGGAAAACGACGACGCTCTTGCCGAGATCAAGAAGAGCGGCAAGAGCGAGATCATCAAGTTGACGACGGATCAGGATGCCGCCATGCGCAAGGCGATGCAGCCGGTCTACCAGGATGCCGCAGGCCGCGTCGGCCAGGCGCTGATCGACGAATTTTTGAAGGAAGCCAAAAGCGCGACGAACTAA
- a CDS encoding DUF3734 domain-containing protein, protein MNFHPRPHVPTTQRRLPFDCIALLLQGGGALGAYQAGVYEALAEAGIHPDWVAGISIGAINAAIIAGNPPESRVDRLRDFWTQVTSTAPWDWPGNSLLDMARSDNARNVLNQMSAGLAATCGANGFFSARPLLPWLHAGGTTEATSFYDTSALKSTLERLIDFDRLNGGTTRFSAGAVNVRTGNFVYFDNSTHTIRPEHIMASGALPPGFPAVEIEGEHYWDGGLVSNTPLQWVIDWGVPQDMLAFQVDLWSAKGQLPSNLPEVVTRQKEIQYSSRSRASTDQFKRVQRLRRALTALLGRLPEDLREHEDVKLLNTAVSHNVYNIVHLIYRARNHEGHSKDYEFSRLSMQDHWRAGYHDALRTLRHPEVLARSASPDGVFTFDLEHDGRE, encoded by the coding sequence ATGAATTTCCATCCCCGACCACACGTCCCGACCACCCAACGGCGGCTACCATTCGATTGCATTGCCCTGCTCTTGCAGGGCGGCGGTGCTCTGGGAGCCTACCAGGCGGGTGTCTATGAGGCGCTCGCCGAAGCCGGCATCCATCCGGATTGGGTCGCCGGCATTTCGATCGGCGCGATCAACGCGGCGATCATCGCAGGCAACCCACCGGAGTCTCGTGTTGACCGGCTCCGCGATTTCTGGACGCAGGTGACCTCCACCGCCCCCTGGGATTGGCCCGGAAATTCTCTTCTCGACATGGCGCGCAGCGACAATGCGCGCAACGTCCTCAACCAGATGAGCGCGGGCCTTGCCGCAACATGCGGTGCAAACGGATTTTTTTCCGCGCGGCCTCTCCTGCCCTGGCTTCACGCTGGCGGGACGACCGAGGCGACCAGCTTCTACGACACCAGCGCGTTGAAGAGCACGCTGGAGCGCCTGATCGACTTCGATCGCCTCAACGGGGGAACGACGCGCTTCAGTGCAGGCGCGGTCAACGTAAGGACAGGCAACTTCGTCTATTTCGACAATAGCACCCATACAATCCGGCCGGAGCACATCATGGCGAGCGGCGCGCTGCCGCCGGGCTTTCCCGCAGTGGAGATCGAGGGCGAGCACTACTGGGACGGCGGCCTGGTTTCGAATACGCCGCTGCAATGGGTGATCGACTGGGGTGTACCGCAGGACATGCTGGCGTTTCAGGTCGATCTCTGGAGCGCGAAGGGGCAGCTTCCGAGCAACCTGCCCGAGGTCGTCACGCGTCAAAAAGAAATTCAATATTCGAGCCGCTCGCGCGCAAGCACCGACCAATTCAAGCGCGTGCAGCGCCTGCGGCGTGCGCTTACGGCTCTCCTGGGCCGGCTCCCTGAAGATCTCAGAGAGCACGAGGATGTGAAGCTCCTCAACACGGCGGTTTCCCACAACGTCTACAACATCGTTCACCTGATCTATCGGGCGCGGAACCACGAAGGTCACTCCAAGGACTACGAGTTCTCCCGGCTTTCGATGCAGGATCATTGGCGCGCCGGCTATCACGACGCGCTTCGCACGCTGCGCCATCCCGAGGTACTCGCACGCTCCGCCAGCCCGGACGGCGTCTTCACATTCGATCTGGAGCACGACGGCCGCGAGTAA
- a CDS encoding acetoacetate decarboxylase, translating to MRENEVRKRAFAMPLTSPAYPPGPYRFVDREYLIITYRTDLARLRAVVPEPLELDQQALVKYEFIRMPDSNGFGDYTESGQVIPVTFRGRRGGYTHCMFLNDEGPIAGGRELWGFPKKLAQPTLRTEIDTLIGTLDYGPLRVATGTMGYKHRETDLGQVKSSLEEPNFLLKIIPHVDGSPRICELVEYHLEEIALKGAWTGPAALSLTPHALAPVADLPILEIVSAIHIRADLTLGLGRVVHDYLQEPVRRPVRVNERSLVT from the coding sequence ATGCGTGAGAACGAAGTACGAAAGCGCGCCTTTGCAATGCCGCTCACCAGTCCGGCCTATCCGCCAGGACCGTATCGGTTTGTGGACCGCGAATACCTGATCATTACCTATCGCACCGATCTAGCGCGGCTGCGCGCCGTGGTGCCTGAACCGCTCGAACTCGACCAGCAAGCCCTCGTCAAATATGAATTCATCCGCATGCCGGACTCGAACGGCTTCGGCGACTACACCGAAAGCGGCCAGGTCATCCCGGTCACGTTCCGTGGTCGCAGAGGCGGCTACACCCACTGCATGTTCCTCAACGACGAAGGACCCATCGCCGGTGGACGCGAGCTCTGGGGCTTTCCGAAAAAGCTTGCTCAGCCGACATTGCGAACCGAGATCGACACGCTGATCGGCACGCTCGACTACGGTCCTTTGAGGGTTGCGACCGGCACGATGGGCTACAAGCACCGGGAAACCGATCTTGGCCAAGTCAAGTCCTCGCTCGAGGAGCCGAACTTCCTGCTCAAGATCATTCCGCATGTCGACGGCAGCCCGCGGATCTGCGAGCTCGTCGAATACCACCTCGAGGAAATTGCGCTGAAGGGCGCCTGGACCGGGCCCGCGGCTCTCTCCCTGACGCCGCATGCTTTGGCACCCGTAGCTGATCTGCCCATATTGGAGATCGTCTCCGCGATTCACATCCGGGCAGACCTGACGCTCGGACTCGGCAGAGTGGTCCACGATTATCTCCAGGAGCCGGTCCGACGCCCGGTCCGAGTCAACGAGAGAAGTCTGGTGACCTGA
- a CDS encoding metallophosphoesterase encodes MKIFIASDLHGEIRPHGYDVPEGLDFDVAVFAGDIGDGPEAVEWLLGQRALRDRPVLFVAGNHEYYNSILQDQASLIRDAARGTHITFLDGDEVPVIDGVRFLGCTLWTDYRFEARDQIIGLRSGMSVNDHRAILTSDGAEYPTPLVPSAAYRRHLIERRWLIDRLAEGHDGQTVVVTHHGVHPGSLHPRYAGDGAINASFISDLSDVIAEHQPALWIHGHVHDTHDYTVGETTRIVCNPRGYSRGGRIENERFIPDLVVELPEWIPKPPWQQ; translated from the coding sequence ATGAAAATCTTCATCGCCTCAGACCTGCACGGCGAGATCCGCCCGCACGGCTACGACGTTCCCGAAGGACTCGATTTCGACGTGGCGGTGTTCGCCGGCGACATCGGAGACGGCCCGGAGGCCGTCGAGTGGCTACTCGGACAGCGCGCGCTGCGCGACCGTCCCGTGCTGTTCGTCGCCGGCAACCATGAATACTACAATTCGATTTTGCAGGACCAGGCGTCGCTCATCCGCGACGCTGCGCGCGGCACGCACATCACGTTCCTTGACGGCGACGAGGTGCCGGTCATCGACGGTGTCCGCTTCCTGGGCTGCACGTTGTGGACCGACTACCGCTTCGAGGCCCGCGACCAGATCATCGGGCTGCGCTCCGGCATGTCCGTGAACGACCATCGCGCCATCCTGACGTCCGACGGCGCGGAATATCCGACGCCCCTCGTGCCGTCGGCGGCCTATCGCCGCCACCTTATCGAGCGCCGCTGGCTGATCGACCGCCTCGCCGAGGGGCACGACGGCCAGACCGTCGTCGTCACGCATCACGGCGTCCATCCCGGCTCGCTGCATCCTCGCTATGCCGGCGACGGCGCGATCAACGCGTCGTTCATCAGCGATCTCTCCGATGTCATCGCCGAGCATCAGCCCGCTTTGTGGATCCACGGCCACGTCCACGACACGCACGACTACACCGTCGGCGAGACGACGCGCATCGTCTGCAATCCGCGCGGCTATAGCCGTGGCGGCAGGATCGAGAATGAGCGCTTTATTCCGGATCTCGTGGTCGAGCTTCCGGAGTGGATCCCGAAGCCGCCTTGGCAGCAGTAA
- a CDS encoding TetR/AcrR family transcriptional regulator, translating into MTKKSGPKRGRPPKDLAGDVQARILDAAQQLFLEKGYRSASIDDISEMAPASKPTIYAHFPGKEALFAAVVARTISGLTDFEGFEPEGRTLHDKLTSLGTAIVEKVMEESLGMVRATIAEAQRFPELSRNVHDAARDRSVSAISLLLNETTQKLARAPKGPFRGKRSLATAQIFLDLILLPMLFRSLVGEPPKELRRELSNFMRERVGFFLAACEADWTP; encoded by the coding sequence ATGACCAAGAAGAGCGGCCCCAAACGGGGCAGACCACCCAAAGACCTTGCCGGTGACGTGCAGGCCCGAATTCTCGACGCAGCTCAGCAGCTCTTTCTCGAAAAGGGCTATCGCAGCGCCAGCATCGACGACATCTCGGAAATGGCACCCGCGAGCAAGCCAACCATCTATGCCCATTTTCCTGGCAAGGAGGCCCTCTTCGCCGCTGTGGTGGCCCGCACCATCAGCGGACTGACGGATTTCGAAGGCTTCGAGCCCGAGGGCCGTACCCTGCACGATAAGCTCACGAGCCTCGGCACCGCGATCGTGGAAAAGGTCATGGAAGAATCGCTGGGCATGGTTCGCGCCACGATTGCCGAAGCCCAGCGTTTTCCCGAGTTGAGCCGCAACGTCCACGATGCGGCTCGCGACCGCTCCGTTAGTGCCATTTCCCTGCTTTTGAACGAAACGACGCAGAAGCTTGCGCGGGCGCCAAAGGGTCCCTTCCGCGGCAAACGAAGCCTCGCCACCGCTCAGATCTTCCTCGATTTGATCCTGCTGCCGATGCTGTTTCGTTCTCTGGTGGGAGAACCGCCGAAGGAACTAAGACGGGAGTTGTCAAATTTCATGCGTGAACGAGTCGGCTTCTTCCTTGCGGCTTGTGAGGCAGACTGGACGCCATGA